A stretch of the Medicago truncatula cultivar Jemalong A17 chromosome 5, MtrunA17r5.0-ANR, whole genome shotgun sequence genome encodes the following:
- the LOC11407369 gene encoding putative disease resistance protein RGA1 produces the protein MANALLGVVFENLMSLLQNEFSTISGIKSKAEKLSTTLDLIKAVLEDAEKKQVTDRSIKVWLQQLKDVVYVLDDILDECSIKSGQLRGSISFKPNNIMFRLEIGNRLKEITRRLDDIADSKNKFFLREGTIVKESSNEVAEWRQTSSIIVEPKVFGREDDKEKIVEFLLTQARDSDFLSVYPIVGLGGIGKTTLVQLVYNDVRVSGNFDKNIWVCVSETFSVKRICCSIIESITREKCADFELDVMERKVQEVLQGKKYLLVLDDLWNKTQQLESGLTHDKWNHLKSVLSCGSKGSSILVSTRDKVVATIVGTCQAHSLSGISDSECWLLFKEYAFGYYREEHTKLMEIGKEIVKKCNGLPLAAKALGGLMSSRNEEKEWLDIKDSELWALSQENSILLALRLSYFYLTPTLKQCFSFCAIFPKDRKILKEELIQLWMANEFISSMGNLDVEDVGNMVWKELYQKSFFQDGKMDEYSGDISFKMHDLVHDLAQSIMGQECMHLENKNMTSLSKSTHHIVVDYKVLSFDENAFKKVESLRTLLSYSYQKKHDNFPAYLSLRVLCASFIRMPSLGSLIHLRYLGLRFLDIKKLPDSIYNLKKLEILKIKYCDKLSWLPKRLACLQNLRHIVIEECRSLSSMFPNIGKLTCLRTLSVYIVSLEKGNSLTELRDLKLGGKLSIEGLNNVGSLSEAEAANLMGKKDLHQLCLSWISQQESIISAEQVLEELQPHSNLKCLTINYYEGLSLPSWIIILSNLISLKLEDCNKIVRLPLLGKLPSLKKLELSYMDNLKYLDDDESQDGMEVRIFPSLEELVLYKLPNIEGLLKVERGEMFPCLSSLDIWKCPKIGLPCLPSLKDLVADPCNNELLRSISTFCGLTQLALSDGEGITSFPEGMFKNLTSLLSLFVYCFSQLESLPEQNWEGLQSLRILRIWNCEGLRCLPEGIRHLTSLELLAIEGCPTLEERCKEGTGEDWDKIAHIPIIQFTED, from the coding sequence ATGGCTAACGCTTTGCTCGGAGTTGTGTTTGAAAATTTGATGTCTCTCCTTCAAAATGAATTTTCTACCATTTCTGGTATCAAGTCAAAGGCTGAAAAACTATCAACCACCTTAGATTTGATCAAGGCTGTTCTTGAAGATGCTGAAAAGAAACAAGTCACAGACCGCTCTATTAAGGTATGGCTACAACAACTCAAAGATGTTGTTTATGTGCTCGATGATATCCTTGATGAGTGCTCGATCAAGTCTGGTCAACTTAGAGGATCAATCTCttttaaaccaaataacatcATGTTTCGCCTTGAGATCGGCAACAGGTTGAAAGAGATTACAAGGAGATTGGATGATATTGCTGATAGTAAGAACAAGTTTTTTCTACGGGAGGGTACTATTGTTAAGGAAAGCTCAAATGAAGTAGCTGAATGGCGTCAAACCAGCTCCATTATTGTTGAACCAAAAGTATTTGGACGAGAAGATGATAAAGAAAAGATTGTTGAGTTTCTTCTCACCCAAGCGAGGGACTCTGACTTCCTTTCCGTCTATCCCATTGTTGGTTTAGGTGGTATTGGAAAAACAACTCTCGTTCAATTGGTCTACAATGATGTTAGGGTGAGTGgcaattttgacaaaaatatttggGTTTGTGTTTCTGAGACTTTCTCTGTCAAGAGGATTTGTTGTTCCATTATAGAATCTATCACAAGAGAGAAGTGTGCTGACTTCGAATTAGATGTAATGGAAAGAAAGGTGCAAGAAGTGCTGCAAGGTAAAAAATATTTGCTCGTTTTGGATGATCTGTGGAACAAAACCCAACAATTGGAATCTGGACTAACACATGATAAGTGGAATCATTTGAAGTCTGTGTTGTCGTGTGGATCAAAAGGTAGTTCCATTTTAGTGTCCACCCGTGATAAAGTTGTTGCAACAATCGTGGGAACATGCCAAGCTCACTCTTTGTCTGGTATCTCTGATAGTGAATGTTGGTTGTTGTTCAAAGAATATGCATTTGGATATTACAGAGAAGAGCATACAAAGCTTATGGAAATAGGAAAGGAGATTGTAAAGAAATGTAATGGATTGCCTCTTGCAGCAAAAGCATTGGGAGGTTTGATGAGCTCAAGGAATGAAGAAAAGGAATGGCTTGATATTAAGGACAGTGAGCTTTGGGCTTTATCGCAAGAAAATTCTATTTTGCTTGCTTTGAGGTTGAGTTACTTTTATTTAACACCAACCCTAAAGCAATGTTTCTCTTTTTGCGCTATATTTCCCAAGGATAGAAAAATCCTGAAAGAAGAATTGATTCAACTTTGGATGGCTAATGAATTTATTTCATCTATGGGTAATTTGGACGTTGAAGATGTTGGAAACATGGTTTGGAAGGAATTGTACCAAAAATCATTCTTTCAAGATGGCAAGATGGATGAATATTCTGGAGACATTTCTTTCAAGATGCATGATCTTGTCCATGATCTCGCTCAATCAATAATGGGGCAAGAATGTATGCATTTGGAGAACAAAAACATGACCAGTTTGTCAAAAAGCACACACCACATTGTTGTTGACTACAAAGTGTTATCCTTTGATGAAAATGCTTTCAAAAAAGTTGAATCCTTGAGAACATTGTTGAGTTATTCTTaccaaaaaaaacatgataactTCCCAGCATATCTTTCTCTCCGGGTTTTATGCGCATCCTTTATCCGGATGCCATCACTGGGGAGTTTAATTCATTTAAGGTATTTGGGACTTCGTTTTCTTGACATAAAAAAGTTGCCTGACTCAATTTACAATCTAAAAAAGCTGgaaatcttgaaaataaaatactgTGATAAACTTAGCTGGCTTCCGAAACGCTTGGCTTGTTTACAAAATCTTAGACATATAGTCATTGAAGAATGTCGATCTTTGTCTAGTATGTTTCCTAACATTGGAAAATTAACTTGTTTAAGAACATTAAGTGTGTACATTGTTAGTTTAGAGAAAGGGAATAGTTTGACAGAGTTACGTGATCTAAAACTCGGTGGAAAACTGAGTATCGAAGGATTAAACAATGTTGGCAGTTTATCTGAAGCTGAAGCGGCTAATTTGATGGGTAAAAAAGACCTTCATCAATTATGCTTGTCATGGATATCGCAACAGGAATCTATAATTAGTGCTGAGCAAGTACTCGAAGAGCTTCAACCTCACTCAAATCTCAAATGCTTGACAATAAATTACTATGAAGGATTATCGTTACCAAGTTGGATAATTATTCTTAGTAATTTAATTTCTCTTAAACTTGAGGATTGCAACAAGATTGTGCGGCTTCCGTTACTTGGTAAACTACCATCTCTAAAAAAACTGGAATTATCTTATATGGATAATCTGAAATACTTGGATGATGATGAATCTCAGGATGGTATGGAGGTGAGGATTTTCCCATCTCTGGAGGAACTCGTATTATATAAGTTACCAAACATAGAGGGTTTATTGAAAGTTGAAAGAGGGGAGATGTTTCCTTGTCTTTCTAGTTTGGATATTTGGAAATGCCCTAAAATTGGACTGCCATGTCTTCCATCTCTTAAAGACCTCGTTGCCGATCCATGTAACAATGAGTTACTGAGGTCAATCTCTACCTTTTGTGGTCTTACTCAGCTTGCCCTAAGTGACGGTGAAGGAATAACATCCTTCCCAGAGGGGATGTTCAAAAACCTTACTTCTCTTCTATCTCTGTTTGTATATTGTTTCTCTCAATTGGAGTCCTTACCAGAGCAAAATTGGGAAGGTCTTCAATCCCTTCGAATTTTAAGGATTTGGAATTGTGAAGGATTGCGATGCTTGCCGGAGGGTATTCGACACCTCACTTCACTTGAGCTTCTGGCAATTGAGGGTTGCCCAACATTAGAGGAACGATGCAAAGAGGGAACAGGGGAGGATTGGGACAAGATAGCTCATATTCCAATAATACAGTTTACCGAGGATTAA
- the LOC112422147 gene encoding uncharacterized protein: protein MEGLEQENQVLRAEVISLKTKIEELESMKTKMDELSELVKVLSTAQNQPPPPPPFSTQAEASSSSIPDWTICADTPTYSAPQRSAPWFQPFTAGEIFRPIACEAQMPTHQYVARVPPVKVPPVAMTYSAPVMHTIPQNEESIFHSGNMETYDGMSNLREKYDELQRDVKALRGKGKFGKTAYDLCLVPNVQIPHKFKIPDFEKYKGNSCPEEHLKMYVRRMSAYAQDDQVLIYYFQESLAGPASKWYKNLDKTEIQTFRDLCEAFVEQYNYNVDMAPDRSDLQAMTQGDKETFKEYAQRWRDTAAQVSPRIEEKEMTKIFLKTLNHFYYEKMVGKGVREGRLVKDGASDSGAKKFGNNFPRKKAPEVGMVAHGRPQQNYPAYQHVAAITPATNAIQQPGYQPQFQQYPQQLYQQQQPRPQAQRTQFDPIPMKYADLLPALLEKNLVQTRPPPKVPERLPTWYRPDKFCAFHQGAPGHDTEYCYTLKAAVQKLIRDKDLSFANPLPDHGT from the exons atggaaggTCTTGAGCAAGAAAATCAGGTCCTCCGTGCCGAAGTGATATCATTGAAGACCAAGATAGAGGAATTGGAGTCCATGAAGACCAAGATGGATGAGTTGTCTGAATTGGTAAAAGTGCTATCAACTGCACAAAAtcaaccaccaccacctcctcccTTCAGCACTCAGGCCGAAGCATCTTCCTCTTCTATCCCCGATTGGACAATATGTGCCGACACTCCGACATACTCTGCTCCACAACGTTCCGCGCCTTGGTTTCAACCTTTTACTGCTGGTGAAATATTCCGTCCCATTGCCTGTGAAGCTCAGATGCCTACTCATCAGTATGTGGCTCGTGTTCCCCCTGTAAAGGTCCCTCCAGTCGCTATGACCTACTCAGCACCTGTGATGCATACTATTCCACAAAATGAAGAATCCATCTTCCATTCAGGGAACATGGAGACTTACGATGGAATGAGTAACTTACGAGAAAAGTATGATGAACTGCAACGAGACGTGAAAGCTCTCCGTGGGAAAGGAAAATTTGGAAAGACTGCTTACGATCTCTGTTTGGTGCCGAATGTTCAGATACCTCACAAATTCAAGATTCCAGATTTcgagaagtataaagggaactcctgcccTGAGGAACATCTAAAAATGTATGTGAGAAGGATGTCCGCATATGCCCAGGACGATCAGGtccttatttattactttcaaGAAAGTTTGGCTGGTCCCGCCTCAAAATGGTACAAAAATCTAGACAAAACGgaaatccaaacttttcgtgatctatgtgaagcttttgtggaacagTACAATTATAATGTGGATATGGCTCCAGACAGAAGCGATCTTCAGGCTATGACCCAGGGAGACAAGGAAACATTCAAAGAGTATGCCCAGCGATGGAGAGataccgctgcccaagtcagccCACGTATAGAAGAGAAGGAGATGACCAAGatcttcttaaaaactctcaatcattTCTACTACGAGAAGATGGTCGGAA aaggagtccgagaaggacgatTAGTTAAAGATGGAGCTTCCGACAGTGGAGCCAAGAAATTTGGGAACAACTTCCCAAGAAAGAAAGCACCAGAGGTCGGTATGGTGGCCCATGGGAGGCCTCAGCAAAATTATCCAGCCTATCAGCATGTTGCTGCCATTACACCCGCTACCAATGCTATTCAACAACCGGGTTATCAGCCGCAGTTCCAACAGTATCCTCAGCAACTGTATCAGCAACAACAACCTCGACCACAAGCTCAAAGGACCCAATTTGACCCGATCCCCatgaaatatgcggatttgctCCCAGCATTGCTAGAGAAGAATTTGGTCCAGACCAGGCCACCTCCTAAGGTGCCAGAAAGATTACCAACATGGTATAGACCTGACAAGTTTTGTGCTTTTCATCAAGGGGCCCCAGGTCATGATACTGAATACTGCTATACTCTGAAGGCCGCAGTCCAAAAGTTAATCCGAGATAAAGATCTGTCCTTCGCCAATCCGCTACCAGATCATGGTACCTAA